The following coding sequences are from one Formosa haliotis window:
- a CDS encoding sulfatase-like hydrolase/transferase, with the protein MRDEERVSGVWKHRDVNTIRNEVGREFACSENIDIQLGKVLKRLEEIGELENTYIIYTSDHGIAIGRHGLMGKQNLYEHTWRVPFIIKGPGLEANKTKSGNIYLSDVLPSVLDLANIDIPETVQGKSFVPVLKGERENVRDVMYGVYAGGTKPGMRTVKKGDWKLIKYDVMDGAVRETQLFNLAENPHEYLPEHQKNGAMETNLANHPKYAQKLAEMEALLLEEMIASNDPYRLWDQTN; encoded by the coding sequence TTGCGTGATGAGGAACGTGTTAGTGGCGTTTGGAAACATAGAGATGTAAATACCATAAGAAATGAAGTTGGGCGCGAGTTTGCCTGTTCAGAAAACATAGATATTCAGCTGGGAAAAGTCCTTAAAAGGCTAGAAGAAATTGGCGAATTAGAAAACACCTATATTATTTATACCTCCGATCATGGCATTGCTATTGGTCGCCATGGCTTAATGGGAAAACAAAATTTATACGAACATACTTGGCGTGTCCCTTTTATAATAAAAGGCCCAGGATTAGAGGCAAATAAAACCAAAAGCGGAAACATTTATTTGTCAGATGTACTGCCTTCTGTATTAGATTTAGCAAATATTGACATTCCCGAAACTGTTCAAGGTAAAAGTTTTGTTCCGGTGTTAAAGGGTGAGCGAGAAAATGTAAGAGATGTTATGTATGGCGTATATGCCGGAGGTACCAAACCAGGAATGCGTACCGTGAAAAAGGGAGACTGGAAACTAATAAAGTATGATGTTATGGATGGCGCGGTAAGAGAAACACAACTTTTTAATCTAGCAGAAAATCCACACGAATATTTGCCCGAACACCAGAAAAATGGTGCTATGGAAACCAATTTAGCAAATCATCCAAAGTATGCCCAAAAGTTAGCTGAAATGGAAGCTTTATTATTAGAAGAAATGATAGCGAGTAATGATCCGTATAGATTGTGGGATCAAACTAATTAA
- a CDS encoding ferritin-like domain-containing protein, with translation MKTYTDIVGNKLNALLEKTYDAEKGFAKAAEHVDETPLKNYFKRKSQERLTFGHELKRELSAYGQEIDKGGSFTGQAHRTWMDIKSAFTTNNEDAMLEEAIRGEKAAVEEYQDVLSETDLPLSTKTILESQKYTIESGLNKIKSLEDIRS, from the coding sequence ATGAAAACGTACACAGATATTGTTGGAAACAAATTAAATGCCTTGTTAGAGAAAACTTATGATGCAGAAAAAGGATTCGCTAAGGCTGCAGAACATGTAGATGAAACACCCTTAAAAAATTATTTTAAACGGAAATCGCAAGAACGATTAACATTTGGACATGAGTTAAAACGAGAATTAAGCGCTTACGGACAAGAGATTGACAAAGGCGGAAGCTTTACAGGACAAGCGCACAGAACTTGGATGGATATTAAATCGGCATTTACTACAAATAACGAAGATGCCATGCTTGAAGAAGCGATTCGTGGCGAAAAAGCTGCTGTAGAAGAGTATCAAGATGTTTTAAGTGAAACCGATTTACCCTTAAGCACCAAAACTATTTTAGAATCACAAAAATATACTATTGAAAGTGGTTTAAATAAAATTAAAAGCTTAGAGGATATTCGATCTTAA
- a CDS encoding CBM96 family carbohydrate-binding protein, which produces MFLFFIGMYVAQAQFVHPGLTHKKSDLDRMKAMVEAQIDPWYTSYQEMVTDQKSSYDYVVQGDPSFTELGRDSKVNYGAWNSDIRAAYYNALRWYIEGDSKHAEKAIEIFKAWSNLTSVTSGGTEALSGGVAYIMIEAAEIINSTYTGWNESDVQAFKDMLVYPGYSTTTVPDDIRTNTTFYWSAYQGDPVRHGNQGLSGWRTVLAMGIFLDNEIMYDRALRYVQGLPHRADDLPYPAGPNTSDAITSSNDYADTYSIIRGYDIEDYGYNEVMTNYIWDNGQCQESSRDQQHTMFGIGLLTSMAEMAWNQGDDLYSFANDRLLLGLEYNMKYNVSAIESYDDQSTPWEPTVSSGEFKEGFDRTGRWYSKAISPEGRADFPGVRPVFEMPVAHYYGRGFKMEDEVKWITRARDKAIELSSYEAAGWTNDALGWGALTARRPMFCYGDPIMGFDASSLPIYGMHDILNPVEAENFDYDPLQNGEGRVYHDKSTTNTGGAYRTFDGVDIEALSDSNYNITGIESGEWLTYTISVPETASYSFSITYAASVADGTIKLNVAGQDVTESIIVPFGAPNSSGDSDWKTITIADDIVLNKGVQSFKIMFGGTSEAFKLDNFQFSQTGIVKEDQTIQFYTIPHTVVDTEDFDPMATSSSELPVSYASSNEAVATIVDGKIHIVGSGLTTISAMQGGNDYYNAAETVTQELQVVDAVSGTENLIVAADTYVHEGQANNNYGDAVNIVTKESARYVLLKFDLSNIPGPIISAKLRMYQRTRYEDFRVIYDIADDSWEESTVTWNNKPAFENERSRVTTIPSTWSEWDASSYVAQEYNNDKIVSMAVKDPADSGIGIDWYSKENELNLPPQLVIEYYDESLGIQTTDRMVSLYPNPVTDEFTISRAAGSSMSIYNVLGKLVLQNQIETDQQPINISKLNSGIYFVRLNKKGVKTTKKLIKK; this is translated from the coding sequence ATGTTCTTATTCTTTATAGGAATGTATGTCGCACAGGCACAATTTGTGCATCCTGGTTTAACACATAAAAAATCCGATTTAGATAGGATGAAAGCCATGGTTGAAGCCCAAATAGATCCATGGTACACCTCTTATCAAGAAATGGTTACCGATCAAAAGTCAAGTTACGATTACGTTGTACAAGGAGATCCTTCATTTACCGAATTAGGAAGAGATAGTAAAGTGAATTATGGAGCATGGAATAGCGATATTCGGGCCGCTTACTATAATGCTTTAAGATGGTATATAGAGGGCGATAGCAAACACGCTGAGAAAGCTATAGAAATTTTTAAAGCTTGGTCTAACTTAACCTCAGTAACAAGTGGAGGAACAGAGGCGCTAAGTGGAGGTGTCGCTTATATTATGATTGAAGCAGCCGAAATTATTAACAGCACCTATACGGGATGGAATGAAAGTGATGTTCAGGCGTTTAAAGACATGTTAGTGTATCCAGGGTATTCTACTACCACAGTGCCTGATGATATTAGAACAAACACCACATTTTATTGGAGTGCCTATCAAGGTGATCCTGTAAGACATGGAAACCAAGGTTTGTCTGGGTGGCGAACCGTTTTAGCCATGGGTATCTTCTTAGATAACGAAATTATGTACGATCGTGCTTTAAGATATGTTCAAGGTTTACCGCATCGTGCAGATGATTTACCTTATCCAGCCGGACCAAATACTAGCGATGCTATTACATCCAGTAACGATTACGCAGATACTTATAGCATTATTAGAGGTTACGATATTGAGGATTATGGCTATAATGAAGTCATGACTAATTATATTTGGGATAATGGTCAATGTCAAGAAAGTTCTCGTGACCAACAACACACTATGTTTGGTATAGGTTTGTTAACCTCGATGGCCGAAATGGCTTGGAATCAAGGTGACGATCTTTATAGTTTTGCAAATGACAGACTGTTGTTAGGGCTTGAATATAATATGAAATATAATGTGTCTGCCATAGAAAGTTACGACGACCAATCTACACCATGGGAACCTACAGTAAGTTCAGGGGAATTTAAAGAAGGGTTCGATAGAACCGGACGTTGGTATTCTAAAGCTATAAGTCCAGAAGGAAGGGCCGACTTTCCAGGAGTGCGTCCTGTTTTTGAAATGCCAGTAGCGCATTATTATGGTCGTGGTTTTAAAATGGAAGATGAGGTAAAGTGGATTACACGCGCCCGCGATAAAGCTATCGAATTATCAAGTTATGAAGCTGCAGGTTGGACGAATGATGCTTTAGGATGGGGAGCTTTAACAGCACGTCGACCAATGTTTTGTTATGGAGATCCTATAATGGGCTTTGATGCTTCAAGTTTACCAATTTATGGTATGCACGATATTTTGAATCCAGTTGAAGCTGAAAATTTCGACTACGATCCATTACAAAATGGAGAGGGTAGAGTATACCACGACAAAAGTACAACCAATACAGGAGGTGCATATAGAACATTCGATGGTGTAGATATAGAAGCATTAAGCGACAGTAATTATAATATTACAGGTATAGAGTCTGGAGAATGGTTAACTTATACGATTTCTGTACCAGAAACGGCATCTTATAGTTTTAGTATTACCTATGCAGCAAGTGTGGCAGATGGTACCATTAAATTAAATGTGGCTGGGCAAGATGTCACAGAAAGTATAATCGTGCCTTTTGGAGCGCCAAATTCTTCAGGTGATTCCGATTGGAAAACAATTACAATTGCAGATGATATTGTGCTGAATAAAGGCGTGCAAAGTTTCAAAATTATGTTTGGAGGAACATCTGAAGCCTTTAAATTAGACAATTTTCAATTTTCTCAAACAGGAATAGTAAAAGAAGATCAAACTATTCAATTTTATACTATACCACATACTGTTGTAGATACCGAAGATTTCGATCCTATGGCAACCTCAAGTTCAGAGTTACCAGTAAGTTATGCTAGCTCTAATGAAGCTGTAGCGACTATCGTAGATGGGAAGATTCATATTGTTGGATCTGGATTGACTACCATTTCGGCTATGCAAGGCGGAAACGATTATTATAATGCTGCAGAAACAGTAACTCAAGAATTACAAGTTGTAGATGCTGTAAGCGGTACAGAGAATCTAATTGTTGCTGCCGATACTTATGTGCATGAAGGACAGGCTAATAATAATTATGGTGATGCCGTAAATATAGTGACTAAGGAATCTGCTAGGTATGTGCTTTTAAAATTTGATTTAAGTAATATTCCTGGTCCAATTATTTCTGCCAAATTACGTATGTACCAACGTACGCGTTATGAAGATTTTAGAGTGATTTATGATATTGCAGATGATTCTTGGGAAGAATCTACAGTAACATGGAATAACAAACCAGCTTTTGAGAATGAACGTTCTCGAGTTACGACTATTCCGTCTACGTGGAGCGAATGGGATGCGTCCTCTTACGTTGCGCAAGAGTATAATAACGATAAAATTGTATCTATGGCAGTAAAAGATCCGGCAGATAGTGGTATTGGAATCGATTGGTATAGTAAGGAAAATGAATTGAATTTACCTCCACAATTAGTAATCGAGTATTATGACGAATCTTTAGGGATTCAAACTACAGACAGAATGGTTTCTCTGTATCCAAATCCTGTTACAGATGAATTTACAATTTCTAGGGCAGCTGGTTCTAGTATGTCTATCTACAATGTGTTAGGTAAATTGGTGCTTCAAAATCAAATAGAAACCGATCAACAACCTATAAATATCAGTAAACTTAATAGTGGAATTTATTTTGTTCGTCTTAATAAAAAAGGTGTAAAAACAACCAAAAAGTTGATTAAGAAATAG
- a CDS encoding sialate O-acetylesterase has translation MLKTLFKYVSFLLVCALWPQYIWADVSVNPLFSDHMVIQRETKIPIWGWADPNEAVVVTGSWGKIAKTVTGADGTWRVDLQTPKAGGPFSISISGNNKIEINDVLSGEVWLCTGQSNMDFALEKFLNDAKEPQYQPLVDYIRAEVAQANDNQLRHIEVRRNTSLFEKQTTFKGAWVSATGEDVKKITATGYFFAKALRKALNVPVGLVECSWGGTRVQPWISEETYNSDPHLKAYFEANRKTVSRTIEIMDAPGYVDTLYQQNLATWQAKGSKGRAPKPTTHPTKNMQEPATLYNGMLNAIIPYAIKGAIWYQGESNAKYLPESYKMYFTAMIKGWRSAWGQGDFPFYWVQLAGCERGDKAANDGWAMVNNELRKSLDLPNTGMAVLHDIGEASDIHPHNKMDAGERLSLWALKNEYGITVEAVSGPLYKTFKVKQNKIQITFTDVASGLQVAKKQGLAKPVISDEPLSGFEILGPDGIWLPAQAKISAKAKIEVWNDSISQPKAVRYAWTGFPDKANLYNSAGLPAAVFSTEQ, from the coding sequence ATGCTTAAGACTTTATTTAAATACGTTTCTTTTTTACTGGTTTGCGCCTTATGGCCACAATATATATGGGCAGATGTTTCGGTGAATCCGTTGTTTTCCGACCATATGGTAATTCAGCGTGAAACTAAAATTCCTATTTGGGGTTGGGCAGATCCTAATGAAGCTGTTGTTGTAACCGGGAGTTGGGGTAAAATAGCAAAAACCGTAACAGGTGCCGATGGTACATGGCGCGTGGATTTACAAACACCTAAAGCGGGTGGCCCTTTTAGCATTAGCATTAGTGGGAATAATAAAATTGAAATCAACGATGTGTTGTCGGGCGAAGTGTGGTTGTGTACCGGGCAATCTAATATGGATTTTGCTTTAGAAAAATTTTTAAACGATGCCAAAGAACCACAATATCAACCTTTGGTGGACTATATTAGAGCTGAGGTTGCTCAAGCCAACGACAATCAATTACGACATATAGAAGTCCGTCGAAATACCTCACTTTTTGAAAAGCAAACGACTTTTAAAGGAGCGTGGGTAAGTGCGACCGGAGAGGACGTTAAAAAAATTACAGCTACTGGATATTTCTTCGCTAAGGCATTACGAAAAGCCTTAAATGTACCTGTTGGCTTGGTGGAATGCTCTTGGGGAGGTACACGTGTGCAACCGTGGATTTCGGAAGAAACGTATAATTCCGATCCGCATTTGAAGGCCTATTTTGAAGCGAACAGAAAAACGGTTAGCCGTACCATCGAAATTATGGATGCTCCCGGGTATGTAGATACCTTATACCAACAAAATTTAGCTACATGGCAGGCTAAAGGTTCTAAGGGAAGAGCTCCAAAACCAACGACACATCCTACAAAAAATATGCAAGAACCAGCAACTTTATATAACGGGATGTTGAATGCCATAATTCCTTATGCCATTAAAGGTGCTATTTGGTATCAAGGTGAAAGCAATGCGAAATATCTGCCAGAAAGCTATAAAATGTATTTTACGGCTATGATTAAAGGATGGAGATCGGCTTGGGGGCAAGGCGATTTCCCGTTTTATTGGGTGCAATTAGCTGGCTGCGAACGTGGAGATAAAGCCGCTAACGATGGTTGGGCCATGGTTAATAATGAATTGCGAAAATCTTTAGACTTACCAAATACAGGAATGGCTGTCTTGCACGATATAGGTGAAGCTAGCGATATACATCCGCATAATAAAATGGATGCCGGAGAACGTTTGTCCCTTTGGGCTTTAAAAAATGAGTATGGAATAACGGTGGAAGCAGTGAGCGGACCTCTTTATAAAACCTTTAAAGTGAAACAAAATAAAATTCAAATCACCTTTACTGATGTTGCTTCTGGTTTACAGGTGGCAAAAAAGCAAGGTTTGGCAAAACCCGTTATTTCAGACGAACCTTTATCTGGTTTCGAAATTTTAGGTCCCGATGGTATTTGGCTACCTGCACAGGCTAAAATTAGTGCTAAAGCTAAAATCGAAGTTTGGAATGATAGCATTAGTCAGCCAAAGGCCGTGCGATATGCTTGGACAGGTTTTCCAGATAAAGCTAATTTGTATAATTCGGCAGGCTTACCAGCAGCCGTGTTTTCAACAGAACAATAA
- a CDS encoding membrane or secreted protein, with protein sequence MKTNILVIFGLMLSYTINAQSLVGAWEYSSTSKAGESVKQVLIVSDGFQATSTYNETTGAFMSTSGGAWTLKGDMLTEHIEFNSANPEQVGTEVAFKITLTDDSLHIVDQGITFKRIDAGMPGQLQGAWLMSGRVRDGKTQSRPTDVPRKTMKILSGTRFQWIAYNTETKEFKGTGGGTYTTINNEYTENIQFFSKDDSRVGQSLKFNYELIDGHWHHTGLSSKGDPIHEIWSKRK encoded by the coding sequence ATGAAAACAAATATTTTGGTTATTTTCGGACTCATGTTATCTTATACTATAAATGCTCAAAGTTTGGTGGGGGCATGGGAGTATAGTAGTACATCAAAAGCTGGAGAATCTGTAAAACAGGTTTTAATTGTTTCCGATGGCTTTCAAGCTACAAGTACTTACAACGAAACAACTGGAGCCTTTATGAGCACCAGCGGAGGGGCTTGGACCTTAAAAGGAGATATGTTGACGGAGCATATTGAATTTAACTCTGCCAACCCAGAACAAGTGGGAACGGAAGTTGCATTTAAAATTACGCTCACCGATGACAGTTTGCATATAGTAGATCAAGGCATAACATTTAAAAGAATCGATGCTGGTATGCCAGGACAATTACAAGGTGCTTGGCTTATGTCTGGCCGCGTAAGAGACGGAAAAACACAAAGTCGACCAACCGATGTACCACGGAAAACCATGAAAATATTGTCTGGAACCCGGTTTCAATGGATTGCTTATAACACAGAAACTAAAGAATTTAAAGGCACAGGAGGTGGTACGTATACTACCATAAATAATGAATACACCGAAAATATTCAATTCTTTTCTAAAGATGATTCTCGTGTAGGGCAAAGTTTAAAATTCAATTATGAGCTTATAGATGGGCATTGGCACCATACAGGCTTATCTAGCAAAGGTGATCCTATTCACGAAATTTGGTCCAAAAGAAAGTAG
- a CDS encoding Kelch repeat-containing protein produces MKQKNVLFYFILALLGILFTGASYGQDLEHAVWQELSCTGEPVKRHEAAFVEADGKFYLAGGRRIQEVSIFNPETNTWTSGAKPPVEIHHFEGVAYKGDILAVGAHTGKYIHETPLEAVYAYSPKTDTWSSPFKMPKNRARGSSTATIYKDKLYIVGGILDGHWDGHVAWTDCYDFKTKTWRTLADAPRARDHATSVVCNDKLYVIGGRRSSGKIKKVMDLTVSEIDVFDLKTETWSTLKTKLPTERAGLTALTLGDEIIVTGGESATQKAAYSTVDCLDTKTGTWRSWPDLDQGRHGTQLIQYKGRLYIASGCAERGGSTELKTLSVLSE; encoded by the coding sequence ATGAAACAAAAGAATGTCCTTTTCTATTTTATATTAGCGCTTCTAGGGATACTATTTACCGGAGCTAGTTATGGCCAAGATTTAGAACATGCTGTTTGGCAAGAATTAAGCTGTACGGGAGAACCTGTTAAACGACACGAAGCGGCATTTGTGGAAGCCGATGGTAAATTCTATTTGGCGGGAGGCAGGCGAATTCAAGAAGTTTCCATCTTCAATCCCGAAACGAATACTTGGACCAGCGGAGCAAAACCTCCGGTAGAAATTCATCATTTTGAGGGTGTCGCTTATAAAGGTGATATTTTAGCTGTGGGCGCACATACGGGGAAATACATCCATGAAACACCATTAGAGGCTGTGTATGCCTATTCGCCAAAAACAGATACCTGGTCTTCACCATTTAAAATGCCAAAGAATCGAGCTAGAGGTTCTAGTACGGCTACCATATATAAAGATAAATTATATATAGTAGGTGGAATTTTAGATGGACATTGGGATGGTCATGTGGCTTGGACAGATTGTTACGATTTTAAAACCAAAACATGGCGCACATTGGCCGATGCTCCTCGCGCTAGAGATCATGCTACTTCGGTTGTTTGTAATGATAAATTGTATGTTATTGGCGGAAGACGATCTTCAGGTAAAATTAAAAAAGTTATGGATCTTACAGTTTCAGAAATCGATGTGTTCGATTTAAAAACAGAAACTTGGTCTACTTTAAAGACCAAGCTTCCTACAGAACGTGCGGGTTTAACGGCCTTAACTTTAGGGGATGAAATTATAGTAACGGGAGGTGAAAGTGCGACACAAAAAGCAGCTTACAGTACCGTAGATTGTTTAGATACAAAGACAGGAACTTGGCGGAGCTGGCCAGATTTAGATCAGGGGCGCCATGGCACACAGTTAATTCAGTATAAAGGACGATTATACATCGCTTCGGGTTGTGCAGAACGCGGCGGAAGTACCGAATTAAAAACGCTATCAGTGTTGTCAGAATAG
- a CDS encoding T9SS type A sorting domain-containing protein: protein MKNYYVFKRLFFAVCLILLSTTLWATDETVLPGESIQEAIDNVAASGGGIVTLVKGTHVITTPVRIKSNVTLQGEGNWESLLQTTVNMNMIIADAEGLKNLTIQNLAIQGTNAINGGGIQITSQGVDHENIKIINVHCFETGWGVHIKGTKNLLVQDCLFERNGTAGKEGYAHNMYLRRVYGAEVRDSQFLNSTSANGINISYSEDIKVYNCEMSGNYFRGVRAANTIGYLVHDCIVKDNGDVGILANSEGVPTTNIDIKRNCVSNNAKAGISGVNGVTGNVYDNNSYGNETDYSLPKSVIQSGNISDDTLNCVYDDSPSVGLSAVPGDDMIYLDWGLKNLISTRQDVFRDTDSDPSGRTLIASKVTGENYTDTTAENGVTYWYWVKVTDDASNTFNSNSASATAVNVDPVITLSASKGNGEVVLTWELEGVTLGDQDVFRDTDADPSGRQLIAPNVEGNSYTDTTVENGTEYFYWIKATDISGESTDSNVVSATPAVPDPSITLQAYSGDNSVLLQWELKDIELGDQDVFRDTDSDPSGRKLIASNVDGNAYTDSSAEIGVEYWYWIKATDVSGVSTNSEAASAIAKELNPQINLSTQPGDGFVTLHWDIQDINVQNVGVFRDTDDNASGRKLISNGVTSTTFTDNSVENDTEYWYWLKVTDVTGTDLNTEAIYALPSETLSVDTNFKDGFKFYPNPTSDRLTIKMSASQFGTYKILDVSGRVTKNGVFPNGIQSVELDVSALSKGMYLIELQGKQNKTVKFIKN from the coding sequence ATGAAAAATTATTACGTATTTAAACGGCTATTTTTTGCAGTCTGTTTAATATTATTATCAACTACATTATGGGCAACAGATGAAACGGTCTTACCAGGTGAAAGTATTCAGGAGGCGATTGATAATGTCGCTGCAAGTGGGGGAGGAATTGTAACTCTAGTTAAAGGAACCCATGTTATAACAACCCCTGTAAGAATAAAAAGTAACGTTACCCTTCAAGGAGAAGGAAATTGGGAAAGTTTATTACAAACTACAGTTAATATGAACATGATCATTGCAGATGCTGAAGGTTTGAAAAATTTAACCATTCAAAACCTAGCTATTCAAGGAACAAATGCAATTAATGGCGGAGGTATTCAAATCACTTCACAAGGTGTGGACCATGAAAATATTAAGATTATTAATGTTCATTGTTTCGAAACTGGTTGGGGGGTTCATATAAAAGGAACAAAAAACTTATTGGTTCAAGATTGCTTATTTGAAAGAAATGGAACCGCTGGTAAGGAGGGCTATGCTCATAATATGTATTTACGTCGAGTATATGGTGCAGAAGTTAGAGATAGTCAGTTTTTAAATTCCACTTCAGCCAATGGTATTAATATTTCGTATAGTGAAGATATAAAAGTTTACAATTGCGAAATGTCTGGTAATTATTTTAGAGGAGTAAGAGCGGCCAATACCATCGGCTATTTAGTGCACGATTGCATTGTTAAAGATAATGGTGATGTTGGGATATTAGCAAATTCGGAAGGCGTGCCAACGACCAATATCGATATTAAAAGAAATTGCGTATCTAATAATGCTAAGGCAGGAATTTCGGGAGTAAACGGAGTAACAGGAAATGTTTACGATAATAATTCTTATGGGAATGAAACAGATTATAGTTTGCCTAAATCTGTTATTCAATCGGGTAACATTTCTGATGATACTTTGAATTGTGTTTATGATGACTCACCAAGTGTGGGGTTATCTGCAGTACCAGGGGACGATATGATATATTTAGATTGGGGATTAAAGAATCTTATCTCTACTAGACAAGATGTTTTCAGAGATACCGATTCAGATCCTAGTGGACGAACCCTAATTGCCAGTAAAGTAACAGGTGAAAATTATACAGATACTACAGCCGAAAATGGTGTTACTTATTGGTATTGGGTAAAAGTTACAGACGACGCTTCTAATACATTTAATTCTAACTCGGCAAGTGCAACAGCAGTAAATGTAGATCCTGTAATAACACTTTCTGCATCAAAAGGAAATGGAGAAGTGGTTTTAACTTGGGAATTGGAGGGTGTTACCTTAGGAGATCAGGACGTTTTTAGAGATACCGATGCAGACCCTAGTGGAAGACAGTTAATAGCCCCGAACGTTGAAGGTAATTCCTATACCGATACAACAGTCGAAAATGGTACAGAGTATTTTTATTGGATAAAGGCTACAGATATTTCTGGAGAAAGCACAGATTCTAATGTGGTAAGTGCTACACCGGCTGTTCCGGATCCGAGTATTACTTTACAAGCTTATTCAGGAGATAATTCAGTATTGTTGCAATGGGAATTAAAGGATATCGAACTTGGTGATCAAGATGTGTTTAGAGATACCGATTCAGATCCTAGTGGAAGAAAACTTATAGCTTCGAATGTGGATGGTAATGCTTATACCGATTCCTCAGCTGAAATTGGAGTAGAATACTGGTATTGGATCAAAGCAACCGACGTTTCTGGAGTAAGTACTAATTCGGAAGCAGCAAGTGCTATAGCTAAAGAATTGAATCCTCAAATAAATTTATCAACGCAACCAGGTGACGGGTTTGTTACATTACATTGGGATATACAAGATATAAATGTCCAGAATGTTGGTGTGTTTAGAGATACAGACGATAATGCTAGTGGTCGAAAATTAATTTCAAATGGTGTAACAAGTACCACATTTACAGATAACAGTGTAGAAAATGATACGGAATATTGGTATTGGCTAAAAGTAACCGATGTTACAGGAACAGATTTAAATACAGAAGCTATTTATGCTTTGCCAAGCGAAACACTATCCGTAGATACTAATTTTAAAGACGGATTTAAGTTTTATCCTAACCCAACTTCCGATAGGTTAACTATTAAAATGTCTGCTTCACAATTTGGAACATATAAAATTTTAGATGTTAGTGGTCGAGTAACTAAGAATGGGGTGTTTCCTAACGGAATACAGTCCGTAGAACTAGATGTATCTGCATTGTCTAAAGGCATGTACTTAATAGAATTACAAGGAAAGCAAAATAAAACCGTAAAATTTATTAAAAACTAA
- a CDS encoding helix-turn-helix domain-containing protein, which yields MKNKNLAVKVKDLRKRKGYSQEALSEHSGLSLRTIQRVENGETQPTGDSLKKIAQALDSTADELLDWTAVEDSGYVKAMNLSALTFLLFPLLGIIVPLIMYVSKKDKIKDVNQVGKHIINFEITWVLVLFLGWIINILLILIDFNTQGKVNVNIIMSGQFRILGFLIFMYAINIILIIWNTFRIQNNKPLTYKPRIHFIRN from the coding sequence ATGAAGAACAAGAATTTAGCAGTAAAAGTAAAAGATTTAAGAAAACGAAAAGGGTATTCTCAAGAGGCATTAAGTGAACATTCAGGTTTAAGTTTACGAACCATTCAGCGTGTAGAAAACGGAGAAACCCAACCCACAGGCGATTCGCTAAAAAAAATAGCCCAAGCCTTGGATAGTACAGCCGATGAGTTGTTAGATTGGACTGCGGTTGAAGATTCGGGGTATGTAAAGGCTATGAATTTATCGGCCTTAACTTTTTTATTGTTTCCTTTATTGGGGATTATTGTTCCATTAATAATGTATGTTTCTAAAAAGGATAAAATTAAAGATGTAAACCAGGTAGGCAAGCATATAATTAACTTCGAAATCACCTGGGTACTCGTCCTCTTTTTAGGCTGGATTATAAATATATTATTAATCCTAATCGATTTTAATACTCAGGGTAAAGTCAATGTGAATATAATTATGAGTGGACAATTTCGAATTTTAGGATTCCTAATCTTTATGTATGCTATAAATATTATTTTAATTATTTGGAATACCTTCAGAATTCAAAATAATAAACCCTTGACATATAAACCTAGAATTCATTTTATCAGAAATTAA